The stretch of DNA ATTTCTTTTGCAGAGGCTTCGTGGCTCCTTCTCAGTTTTCCTTGTTTCAGATTCTTTATATTTGGAGTAAAGTTCTCCACTACCCTAGTTCATGTTTTTATCCATACTTTTGAGCAACGGCCCATTCATCGTTTTTTTAAAGTTAATTAGTTTTATGAAATGACCAATATGTCCTCATTTAAATTATGGGGGTATTAcacgctcggtctcccaagtagcctcctcaagtggctgacctctccactgcaccttcactgaagctatgtcctttgacctcaactttcgaacctgtcgatccaaaatggccaccagctccacatcataagtcatgtCATCATTCAACTGAattgtgctgaaatcaaaaataTGAGACAGATAGCCGgcatacctccggagcatagaaacatgaagaACTAGATTCACACTCGACaaactgggtggcaaggcaagcttgtaagccacctctccaatcctatAAAGTACCTCGAAAGGCCCAATACCGCGGGCTCAagttgcccttcttcccgaacctcataacacccttcataggtgaaagcTTGAGCAGTACcttttccccaaccatgaaagcaacatcacaaaccttcctatcgacataactcttttgtctagattgagcTGTGCAAAGCCGATCCtcaatcaatttaaccttgtccaaagcatcttgaaccaagttagtacccaatcgcctagcctcacccggctcaaaccaacccaccgtaGATTTACACTGTCTCCCAtgcaaagcctcatacggagccatctgaatgctcgactagtagctgttgttgtaggcaaactccgcgagcggcagaaactgatcccataaatccccgaaatcaatgacacaagcgcatagcatatcctccaatatctaaatagtgtgctCGTACTGTCCAtatgtctggggatgaaatactgtactcaacttaacctgggtgcccaactctcgctgcacgactctccaaaactgtgtgccccgatctgaaatgatggacactagcacaccgtgtaggcggacgatctcgcagatgtaaatctgccaaccactctgaagaataagtagtccctaCTGGAATGAAGTGCATGTACTtcgtcaaccgatccacaatcacccaaataacatcgaacttcctcgaagtctgtgggagcccaactacaaaatccatggtgattcgctcccGTTTCCATTCtcgatctctaacctctgaagcaatccgctcggtctctgatgctcatacttcacatgctgacagtcgaggcaccgagccacaaacctcattatatccttcttcattctcctccaccaatagtgctgcctcaaatcctggtacatcttcgcggcacccggatgaatgaaagaccgtgaactatgggcctcctcaagaatcaactcacatagccCATCAATATTAGGCACaaaaatctgaccctgcatcctcaacaccctatcatccccaatagtaacatctctggcatcaccgtgatgaACCGTGTCCTTATGGATAAGAAAATGGGGATcttcatactggcgctctctgatgcgattatATAAGTAAAACCgaaaaaccacacaagctagaacccgactgggctccgaagcatctaatctcacgaactagttggctaaggcctgaaaatcaactgcaagaggtctctcaccaacaagaaTGAATGCAAGGGTACCCATACTTACTGAccttctactcaaggcatcggccaccacattggccttcccgggatgatacaaaatagtgatatcatagtcctttagtagctccaaccatcttcgctgtctcaaatttagatccttcagtttgaataagtgttggaggctccgatgatccgtaaatactcacaagacacaccgtagagataatgcctccaaatctttaatgcatgaatgatggaagccaactctaaatcatgaacagggtagttcttctcatggggattcaactgacgcgaagcataagcgatcactctacccttctgcatcaagacacacccaataccgatccaagaagcatcacaatacacagtgtaagaaccagaagttgaaggcaaaactagaactggagctgtggtcaatgcagtcttaagcttctgaaagctctcctcacactcatccgaccacctgaaaagagcacccttctaggtcaatttggtcaacgaCGATGCAATAGATTGGAAATCCTCCATGAAGCAacaataataaccggccaagccgagaaaacttcgAATATCCGTAcctgaggacggtctgggacaactctaaactgcctctatcttctttggatccacctgaatcccctcattggacaccacgtgccccaagaactccactgaactaagccaaaactcacatttggagaacttggcataaagtttctcctccctcaactgcggcaacacaatcctcaaatgctgggcatgctcctcctggctacgagagtacacaaggatgtcatcaatgaatactatgacaaacgactcgagataaggttgaaatacactgttcatcatatgcatgaatgttgttggggcgttggttggcccaaaagacatcataaggaactcataatgaccataatgggtcctgaatgttgtctttagaatatacaagtcccgaatcttcaactggtgatacccagacctcaaatcaatcttggagaataccctcgttccctgaagctggtcaaatagataattaatacgcggcaaaggatacttgttcttgattgtaagtttgttcaactgcctataatcaatgcaaatttgcatagtaccatccttcttcttcaaaaacagaattagtgcaccccaaggtaacacactgggcctaataaaccccttatcaagaagttcctgaagctgttctttcaattccttcaactcagctggtgccatacgatacataggaatagaaataggctgagtgcccggcaccaagtcaatatcaaagtcgatatccctgtcgggtagcATGCGCGACAGGTCCGCAGGAAACAGATACCAAAAATCTTGCACCACTGGAacataatcaatagtaggagtaatagtaggagtatcagcaccaacatccctcacaaaggccaaataagataaacaatcCTTCCTAACCATCCATTgcgccttcaaatatgaaatcactatgctgggaacatagtctagagaacctctccactcaatccttggcaaccccggcatcgccaacatcacagtcttagcatCACAATCCagcatagcatgacatggagataaccaatccatacccaagatctcgtcaaaatcaaccatactaagtaacaagagatcaactctagtctccaatccaccaatagtcactacacacgaccgatatacatggtccacaataatagtatcgcccactagtGTAGATACATGAAAAGATTAAACTAGGGACTCAcaaggcatatccagataatgagcaaaatatgatgatacatacgaataattggaaccatggtcaaataataaaGAGACATCCCcatggcatactgagacaataccggtgatcactgcgtctgaagcaacaacatatgGTCTGGCgagaatagcatagaatcgggcctgaccgcccccTGGTCGTACTCCCCCTCTCGGGTGACCCCTAGATGACTAAGCCTCACCTCGagctgggtgggtgggtggtgaaGTTACTAGTGCAGAAGTCACATCGTGGCTCCTCTATTACACTGGACCTCCCGGACGACgtggacactgcctccacatatgcccaaactccccacactcgaagaaactccccggtgctggtggtggggactgaagggagccccgagcactaGGATAACTGCTAGAAGGACCTAGCATAGATGAACTCTGAATCGATGGAGCACGGAacaaactctgagctggaagggcactaagagatgactgaccctaatgggcattgtatgaaccatggctggatgatgcaccacggtgagaTGGATGAGCCATCTGAGTGTGCTTATAAGAATGACCCCTGTTGTGGTAGTACTGaacccagaaggaacaccgctgaaaccacccgatTCACGAGTCCTATTGGCCTCCCTCTCCCCATGCTCCTAActatggaccatctctatctaccgaacaatatcaaccacctcatcgaaagtagcaccagataccctctcccgagaCATAAGCAATCACaattgatatgtgaggccatcaatgaacctcctaatcctctccctatcagtgggaaccaaccaaactatgtgacgggccaactcagaaaaccatatctcatactgggtcacaaacATGCCCTCCtaacgtagctgctcaaactttctgagcagctcctccctgcgagactgcgacacgaacttctccaaaaagagaacagagaactcctgccatgaaagtggtgctgcaccaactgtattgcgcctctcataagcctcccgcCATATGAAGCAGCCCCaatgaactgaaaagtagtgaaccaGAATACCCGTCatgcgaagaatccgctggcacttatccaggaaaccctgggcatcctctaactctgccccactaaatgatggaggctggagcctcccaaatctctctagtctcctctGCCCATCATCAGTCATAATGGGGACAACctaggcctgagcagctgcaaccagtcggctggtagtaccccctatgtctggagtccctgcatcacctactctggagtacgggcggcaagaatctgagtacctcccctggcTTGAGAAGAGGCTGTTGCTTCCCGAACAGAGatcgcctgagcaaggctggtgcaCACCGTCAAAATATGAGCCaacgcctcctgaaggcctggaatcacaatgggcacagctggtgcctgagctggcacTACTGGCTCAACCGTATCTggtacctgctcctgagctgaagCGACTGGTGGATTTGCAGGTGCTACTTTAACTTccgtacgagctgcacctctgcccctaccgcggcccctactgtgacctcggcctctcacgaccctagctggtggtactggtgactGTCCGTCCTGTTCTGTAGCACGTGTCCTtactatctatgagagaatagaatacagaagtgtAGTTACCGGAATCAACAAGTCTGCATGACAAGaaaacaagaatgtgaagtttcctaagggttcggcagcctctcgaagataagtacagacgtctctgtaccgatccgcaagattctactaaacctgctcatgactcgtgacacTTATGTAACCTggcactgataccaacttgtcacgacccaaaatttagcctgtcgtaatggcacctaacgtggtactaggcaagccgacacttcaaaatacttccacatttttaaatgaaaaataagaataacatAGGTTTAAATCATCAAAAGCTCTCAAAATGAATAGAAAGTCAAAACCAATatagaaattcccaacatcggggtgtcactgagtacatgagcgtctaaacaTCATAGATCAGGGAGTACTCTTTATAATAAtctgaaactaattacataaagcggaaagatagggaaggagagacaaggtctgcgaaacaccaggcagctaccttgaagtctccacatgaTCAACTGTGCAaaggaatcaacacccactgtgtccgaaAATACCTTTATCTGCaaatgaagtgcagggtgtagcatgagtacaaccaagtcaataagtaacaagactaaataaagggctgaaagtagtgacgagcttcacagttatagttcaattatagTAATTTAAACTTAGGAAGGtgggcatactttcaagttcaacaatttagGCCACAACAGTTAATCCATGTTAAGTTCAGGTGAAACAGAATAAAATATCTCTCATAAATTACAAGacggtgatatatgacagctaaagtgcaacagaaatgaaagtcaaatgcatcctctcaaggcaacagtcactcagtcctcccattcactccaacctcaccaTTACTtgttcctcacagtcactcattcctctcaatcactcaacattcagcactcggcactcggcagtcgcactcagtaggtacatgtgctcactgggagtgtgtacagactccggaggggttccttcagcccaagcgctataataatccaatcatggcataaattaatgaaacatgctgcagcgtgcagcccgataccataaatatcttcacaatcaggccctcgatctcactcagtcatcaacctctccagtctctcgggctctcagaaatcatgataatcagcccaaacaacaatgatataatacatcaataatgaacaatagagactgagatgtaatatgcaagtaaaactatTACTCACTATAAAACAATattttagcagataattcaacatgtacacgacctctaagggtccctatagtgccaacacatagtctaaacatgatttataacatgatttgtagttcaatttctctaataaattgagaatgtacggataacaactgattattcaactacacaattccgtggaattgaccaagtcacaaatcctacggtgcacgcccacacgcccatcacctagcatgtctgtcacctcaaaaccaaacacatgacacataatacggggtttcataccctcagaaccaaatttagaactgttacttacctcaatccgagtaaatctctactccaacacacccttgcctcgtgaaacaacctccaaatgcctcgaatctagccacaaacaattcgatacaatcaacacgggctaaaggaattaattccataaaaaaaaatactaagttattaatcaaaagtcaacaaTCGACTCAAAAGCTAGTCGTcaggtccacgtctcgaaatctgctAAAAATCAAAAAACTCGAAAGCCCATTCATCCATGAGTCCAAcgataccaaatttaccaaaatttgacaccaaatcgtcaccctaATCCCCAaattcaactctccaaatccctagcctcaaactcccaaatttcaccttaaatacacacaaactaggtggaaaattcaatggggaaacaaggttattgataaaaaatgagcacaaaggACTTACCTTAAGAAGCCCCTcaaaaatcctctcaagaatcgctcaaacccgagcttgaaatgtttaaaatgaagcaaaatcgcgaaccctcgtTAAAGATAATATGCCCAGCattctcacttctgcggccactTTAGCTGCATCTGCGCAAataatccgcttctgcggaccaaccTCCTCAATCCTTTTTCGTTTCTGCGATCCTTcacacgcaggtgcgagaccgcatgTACGGAataccttccgcatctgcgctccacagtCCCCAGTCCAATCCTCCGTTTCTACACATACTAGCttacttctgcgagctcgcacctgcgtctAATGTcccgcaggtgtgattgcaccaggaAGCTTCAGCTACAACAGTCTTTCAAACTCAAACTTTGATCCGAaacccatccgaaatcaacccgaggcctaGTGACCTCAACCAATTAGACCAATAAGTCttaaaacatgatatgaacttagtcgagccctcaaatcaccttaaacaatatcaaaaacacaaatcgcaccacaattcaagcctaatgaaaactaaggaattccaacttctacaaatgatgccgaagcttatcaaatcacgttcgattgaccttaaattttgtacacaagtcaaatttgacattacagacctactccaacttccataaatctaatttttgccatttcaagcctaatttaactacggacctccaaatcacaatccggatacgctcctatgtccaaaatcacccaacggagctaacagaaccatcaaaattccattccagagtcgtttacacataagtcaacatctgatcaactatttcaacttaagctttcatccttgagactaagtgtctcaattcatttcgaaattcttcaggacccgaaccgactaccccggcaagtcacataacagatataatatataaaataagcagtaaatgacggaacagggctacaactctcgaaaccaCCGGCCATGTCATTACAGTTGCCTTCATCACCTTTAACACAGACCCCACTATTATTGCTTTTTTTATACTTGGAGCCTTCCTCGGTGTGAAATTTGTaaccattcacaaaatactttgacatagttgtaaccgtagatgcaggtccccaagatatatctttcaaaaattgatttacactattatttggattattgacctatatgcaatgttaaaaacaatcacaagtgagcaagtatatttacaagtgaccaagtatgtatattcacatgtgaGCAAGTATGTA from Nicotiana tomentosiformis chromosome 11, ASM39032v3, whole genome shotgun sequence encodes:
- the LOC138901623 gene encoding uncharacterized protein, with product MAPYEALHGRQCKSTVGWFEPGEARRLGTNLVQDALDKVKLIEDRLCTAQSRQKSYVDRKVCDVAFMVGEKLNDDMTYDVELVAILDRQVRKLRSKDIASVKVQWRGQPLEEATWETERVIPP